One genomic segment of Erythrolamprus reginae isolate rEryReg1 chromosome 2, rEryReg1.hap1, whole genome shotgun sequence includes these proteins:
- the LOC139163129 gene encoding zinc finger protein 182-like — translation MENPHGSTHCEDSMDCKSQLTVQERIHTREKPNKCSECGKLFCYSPQAFEDKMTPTGGNTYLCSQCGKNKDATLAKQQKTNTGDKLYTCLDCGECFSQNFNLLRHQKTHTGEKPHECLYCGKIFNRNSQLVIHLRTHTGEKPYKCPDCGKGFSRNSNLLIHQRIHTGEKPYGCKDCGKSFSRNSNLVTHERTHAEEKPYECQYCDKRFSQNSHLVMHQKIHTGEKPYECLECGKCFSWNSHLVIHQRTHTGEKPYGCPSCGKRFSQKSDLMMHQRTHTGEKPYKCPVCGKTFNRNSHLALHQNTHTGVKPYECVECGKTFSQSSHLLIHQRTHTGEKPYECQECGKGFSTMSNLRNHLSLHSGEKPFKCPECGRCFTQYSCLAAHKKIHKRQKAMIVEKS, via the coding sequence ATGGAAAACCCCCACGGATCTACACATTGTGAGGATAGTATGGATTGCAAATCGCAACTGACTGTGCAGGAAAGGATCCACACCAGGGAAAAGCCAAATAAATGTTCCGAGTGTGGAAAATTGTTTTGCTACAGCCCACAAGCTTTTGAGGATAAAATGACTCCTACTGGAGGGAACACGTACCTATGCTCGCAGTGTGGCAAGAATAAGGACGCTACCCTAGCGAAACAACAGAAGACTAATACAGGGGACAAACTGTATACCTGTCTGGATTGTGGggaatgtttcagtcagaatttcaACCTGTTGAGACATCAAAAGACTCACACGGGGGAGAAACCCCATGAGTGCCTCTATTGTGGGAAAATTTTCAATCGAAATTCCCAGCTGGTGATACAtttgaggactcacacaggagagaaaccttataagtgtccagattgtgggaaaggtttcagtcggaATTCCAACTTGTTGATACATCAGAGAattcacacgggagagaaaccgtatgggtgtaaggattgtgggaaaagtttcagtcggaaTTCTAACCTGGTGACACATGAGAGGACTCACGCAGAAGAGAAACCATACGAATGTCAGTATTGTGATAAACGGTTCAGCCAAAATTCTCACCTCGTGATGCACCAGAAGattcacacgggagagaaaccatacGAGTGTctagaatgtgggaaatgtttcagttggAATTCCCATCTGGTAATACACCAAAGGACACATACTGGTGAGAAACCATATGGGTGTCCCAGTTGTGGGAAACGTTTCAGCCAGAAATCTGATCTGATGatgcaccagaggactcacactggggagaaaccatataaatgtcctgtttgtgggaaaACGTTCAATCGGAATTCCCACCTGGCGTTACACCAGAATACACACACTGGAGTGAAACCGTATGAATGTGTAGAATGTGGGAAAACATTcagtcagagttcccacctgttgatacaccagaggactcacacaggagagaaaccatatgagtgtcagGAATGCGGGAAAGGTTTCAGTACTATGTCTAACCTTAGAAATCATTTAAGTTTGCATTCAGGGGAGAAACCTTTCAAATGCCCAGAGTGCGGGCGGTGCTTTACGCAATATTCCTGCCTTGCTGCTCACAAAAAGATCCATAAGAGGCAGAAGGCGATGATTGTAGAAAAGTCTTGA